CTGTAACTACTCCCTCCCTATTCTTTTTTCCTTTCATCTGCCGGCGGCGGCAGAGGGTCGTCGTCGAACAGGATGCGCTCGGCGGCGCCGTCCAGGTCTTCGAACTGCCCGGAGCGCAACGCCCACAGAAAC
This is a stretch of genomic DNA from Rhodospirillales bacterium RIFCSPLOWO2_02_FULL_58_16. It encodes these proteins:
- a CDS encoding cytochrome oxidase maturation protein, cbb3-type, which produces FLWALRSGQFEDLDGAAERILFDDDPLPPPADERKKE